The nucleotide window TGAGCAAGAGGCTACCGAAGGTACCGAAGCAACAGAGGCTGAGTCCACCGAGGCTACCGACGAAGCTGCAGAAGGTGCTGAAGAGACCACTGAAGAAGCAACCGAATAACATTGAGTTAACGCTCATTGAAGATGAGGCCGTAGTGCTTGAAGCGCTGCGGCCTTATTTTTTTGCAAACTGTCATGTAGAAGGAATTGGATATGACCAAAAACCACAAAGGTTTTGTGCAAGGAGCGTGGTGTCTCTTTGATTGGGCCAACTCGCCGTTCACAACACTTGTTGTGACCTTCATCTACGCGACCTATTTTACCAAAGCGATTGTCGCTGACGAAGTCGATGGCCCGGTACTTTGGTCTCGAGCGATTACCATCACGGGTATCGCTGTGGCTCTCTTCTCGCCCCTACTCGGCTATCTTGCCGACCGAAAAGCATGGCGTAAGCAACTGCTTTGGATAAGCACTCTTCTGTGTGCCGTGTTTTGTGCCTGGCTAAGTTTTGTTCATCCAGAGGATCCACAAGCCATTACCAAAGCCTTGGTGTTCTTCATTGTTGCCAACGTCGCATTCGAACTTCAAATGGTGTTTTACAATGCCTACCTTCCTGAAATAGCGCCCGCCAACAAAGTGGGCCGATTATCTGGCTTTGGTTGGGGCCTGGGCTACTTGGGTGGCCTGGTTTGCATGGCAATAGCACTTTTCATCTTCGTTAAATCACCGGAGCGCTTTGGCATCAGCACTAACCATGGCTTCAATGTCCGAGCCACTTGCCTGTTGGCTGCGTTTTGGCTTGTTATCTTTGCACTACCTTTTCTTCTGAGTGCAAAAAAACCAACTCCCAGTTAGTTCATCCCTTCCGGAAAAAAACTTTTGGCAAAGCTTGAAACTTCTAAAACGCTATCCTGCGGTCTTATGGTTTTTGCTCTCCCGACTGCTCTATAACGACGGCTTGGTTACCATTTTTGCTTTTGGCGGCATCTACGCCAGCACAGTGTTTGGTTTCAGCAACCAAGACATTCTTATTTTTGGCATTGCACTCAACTTTGCAGCAGGCCTAGGTGCATTTCTATTTGCTCACTTTGATGACCGCTTTGGCCCTCGACTTACCATCAATCTAAGTCTTATCGCCTTAAGCGGGGCGACACTGCTTGCTGTCGTGGGTCAAAGCCCATCAAGCTTATGGCTAAGCGGAATTGTCAT belongs to Myxococcales bacterium and includes:
- a CDS encoding MFS transporter, producing the protein MTKNHKGFVQGAWCLFDWANSPFTTLVVTFIYATYFTKAIVADEVDGPVLWSRAITITGIAVALFSPLLGYLADRKAWRKQLLWISTLLCAVFCAWLSFVHPEDPQAITKALVFFIVANVAFELQMVFYNAYLPEIAPANKVGRLSGFGWGLGYLGGLVCMAIALFIFVKSPERFGISTNHGFNVRATCLLAAFWLVIFALPFLLSAKKPTPS
- a CDS encoding MFS transporter, which produces MKLLKRYPAVLWFLLSRLLYNDGLVTIFAFGGIYASTVFGFSNQDILIFGIALNFAAGLGAFLFAHFDDRFGPRLTINLSLIALSGATLLAVVGQSPSSLWLSGIVIGLFAGPNQSASRSLFSHMVPEQHRTELFGLYAMSGKMTTFLGPLCLGLLTDAFSSMRAGVAAVIVFFILGALLLQRVPKRSNAIAA